The Deinococcus puniceus genome segment CGGGAGAGCTGCGGGGCAGTGCACACATGAGCGCCTGATGTGTCACGCTACAGGTATGGCCCACATCCAAGCGCAGCCGTTATCTGCCCACGCCCTGCCGTCGCGTGCCGAGCGCCGTGAGAAGGGACGCGCCCACCGTGCCGAGGTACCCCGTGAAAGCCACGCCACGTTTACGCCCGCCGCAGACCGGGTCAATGTGCTGGACGTACTGCAAGCGGGGGCAAAAGGCTGCATTCCGGGCCTGATTCCGCTGCGGTACGGGCGCATGGTGGCGTCTCCGTTCGCGTTTTTCCGGGGCACGGCGGGCATCATGGCGGCAGATTTGGCACACACGCCCACCACCGGGGAGCGCGTGCAGGCCAGCGGCGACGCCCACTGCGCCAACTTCGGGGCCTTCGCCACCGGAGAGCGCAACCTGGTCTTCGATCTGAACGACTTCGATGAAACGCTGCGTGCGCCGTGGGAATGGGACATCAAGCGGTTGGCGGCCAGCGTGGTCTTGGCGGCGCGGGGGGCCGGGCACAGCGAACCCGACGCCTGTTTTGCGGCCCAGAGCGCGGCGCGGGCCTACCGCCTGCACCTTCGCGACTATGCCTGCATGACCCATCTGGACGTGTGGTATGACCGCATAGACGCCACCGAAGCCCTAGAGGACATGGCCGCCGACGCCCGCGAACAGGGCCAAGAAATGTTCCGCAAGGCGCAGGGGCGCACGCAACTGCACACGCTGAGCAAACTGGCCCACAAGGAAGGCAAACAGTG includes the following:
- a CDS encoding DUF2252 domain-containing protein, whose protein sequence is MAHIQAQPLSAHALPSRAERREKGRAHRAEVPRESHATFTPAADRVNVLDVLQAGAKGCIPGLIPLRYGRMVASPFAFFRGTAGIMAADLAHTPTTGERVQASGDAHCANFGAFATGERNLVFDLNDFDETLRAPWEWDIKRLAASVVLAARGAGHSEPDACFAAQSAARAYRLHLRDYACMTHLDVWYDRIDATEALEDMAADAREQGQEMFRKAQGRTQLHTLSKLAHKEGKQWMLRDDPPLLTHTDDPEAASWLDEVRSGYFDSVPADRRALLSRYHLTDWALKVTGVGSCGRRVLVLLLAADGDDVIFLQVKEARPSVLEPFAGKTVARNSAHRIVRGQQLMQAASDPFLGWATRGEHCFYVRQLRDMKGRFDLEEVTPRSLEEIAELCGWALARAHARTGDAATIGTYLGKKEKFDGAIARFATLYADQAERDHAVLEQAVKSGAIEIETDPDDE